Proteins encoded by one window of Orbaceae bacterium BiB:
- the aat gene encoding leucyl/phenylalanyl-tRNA--protein transferase, protein MPLYALDDVLTFPDPLDALDDPNGLLAIGGDLSAERLLVAYQQGIFPWFGDDEPILWWSPDPRAVLNPHQFNANRSFKKFLNKCDYQVTINTDFAGVVQGCANNHDETWITEQMIGAYRQLHQLGFAHSIEVWQNSHLIGGLYGVAQGALFCGESMFSLQSNASKIGLYAFCHHFIRHGGKLIDCQVLNDHTASLGAIEIPRIQYLSQLPQLQTALVAANCYHQQSIQYD, encoded by the coding sequence GTGCCGCTGTATGCTTTAGATGATGTATTAACATTCCCCGATCCCCTTGATGCTTTAGATGATCCCAATGGTTTATTAGCCATTGGGGGGGATCTGTCTGCTGAGCGATTACTTGTTGCTTATCAGCAAGGGATTTTTCCTTGGTTCGGTGACGATGAGCCTATTTTATGGTGGTCGCCAGATCCTAGAGCTGTGCTTAATCCTCATCAATTTAATGCTAATCGAAGTTTTAAAAAATTTTTAAACAAGTGCGATTATCAAGTGACAATTAATACGGATTTTGCAGGCGTAGTGCAAGGTTGTGCTAATAATCATGACGAAACATGGATTACCGAGCAAATGATCGGAGCCTATAGACAACTGCATCAATTAGGTTTTGCGCATTCTATTGAAGTTTGGCAAAATAGCCATCTAATTGGCGGTCTCTATGGGGTTGCACAAGGCGCTCTATTTTGCGGTGAGTCGATGTTTAGTTTACAAAGTAATGCGTCAAAAATCGGTTTATATGCTTTCTGCCATCATTTTATTCGTCATGGCGGAAAATTAATTGATTGCCAAGTACTTAATGATCACACGGCGTCTTTGGGTGCAATAGAGATACCGAGAATACAATATTTATCGCAATTACCGCAATTACAAACGGCGCTTGTTGCAGCTAACTGTTATCACCAACAATCTATTCAATATGATTAA